Proteins from a genomic interval of Musa acuminata AAA Group cultivar baxijiao chromosome BXJ1-9, Cavendish_Baxijiao_AAA, whole genome shotgun sequence:
- the LOC135593490 gene encoding uncharacterized protein LOC135593490 isoform X2, translating into MVFVKFLEKNCRKGRFCPSKLKGKRAIELGAGCGLAGLGMALLGCNVISTDQTEVLPLLMRNVERNTSRMMQANPDSGLAASFGSIEVSELDWGNEDHIKAVDPPFDYIIGTDIVYAEHLLEPLLQTILALSGPRTVILLGYEIRSTVVHERMMDVWKQNFVVKTIPKAKMDSKYRHPSIQLFMMEVKDQSRYKNPGPTANQIPESSRGSDEDGQSCEAEEDARDATAGENIMDLEPGKIDDWEIRRLGSMAARLLRDVKIT; encoded by the exons ATGGTGTTTGTCAAATTTCTG gAAAAGAATTGTCGTAAAGGAAGGTTTTGCCCATCTAAATTGAAAGGAAAACGTGCCATCGAACTTGGAGCTGGTTGTGGTTTAGCTGGACTTG GAATGGCACTGttaggatgcaatgtaatttcaACTGACCAAACTGAGGTGTTACCACTGCTGATGAGGAATGTGGAGCGTAATACTTCTCGGATGATGCAAGCAAATCCAGATTCAG GTTTAGCAGCATCATTTGGATCCATTGAAGTTTCTGAGTTGGATTGGGGAAATGAAGATCATATCAAGGCTGTTGATCCACCATTTGATTACATTATTGGGACTGACATT GTATATGCAGAGCATCTACTGGAGCCATTACTTCAGACAATTTTGGCATTATCAGGACCTAGGACTGTGATATTG TTAGGTTATGAGATCCGCTCCACGGTGGTCCATGAAAGGATGATGGATGTGTGGAAGCAAAATTTTGTAGTTAAAACCATCCCAAAGGCAAAG ATGGATAGCAAGTACCGACACCCTAGTATTCAGCTTTTCATGATGGAGGTAAAAGATCAATCTAGATACAAGAATCCTGGACCTACTGCAAATCAAATTCCCGAGTCTAGTCGTGGTAGTGACGAGGATGGTCAAAGTTGTGAAGCAGAAGAAGATGCCAGGGATGCAACAGCTGGTGAGAACATCATGGATTTAGAACCTGGGAAGATTGATGACTGGGAAATCAGAAGATTGGGATCTATGGCTGCACGGCTTCTGCGAGATGTCAAGATAACATAG
- the LOC135593490 gene encoding uncharacterized protein LOC135593490 isoform X1 produces the protein MEDDRLNSPSTSAVMLEVLGHRLQLSQDPNSKHLGTTVWDASMVFVKFLEKNCRKGRFCPSKLKGKRAIELGAGCGLAGLGMALLGCNVISTDQTEVLPLLMRNVERNTSRMMQANPDSGLAASFGSIEVSELDWGNEDHIKAVDPPFDYIIGTDIVYAEHLLEPLLQTILALSGPRTVILLGYEIRSTVVHERMMDVWKQNFVVKTIPKAKMDSKYRHPSIQLFMMEVKDQSRYKNPGPTANQIPESSRGSDEDGQSCEAEEDARDATAGENIMDLEPGKIDDWEIRRLGSMAARLLRDVKIT, from the exons ATGGAAGACGATCG ATTGAACTCACCCAGCACTTCAGCGGTGATGCTTGAGGTTTTAGGCCACCGACTGCAATTATCTCAG GATCCCAATTCCAAACATCTAGGGACCACAGTTTGGGATGCTTCGATGGTGTTTGTCAAATTTCTG gAAAAGAATTGTCGTAAAGGAAGGTTTTGCCCATCTAAATTGAAAGGAAAACGTGCCATCGAACTTGGAGCTGGTTGTGGTTTAGCTGGACTTG GAATGGCACTGttaggatgcaatgtaatttcaACTGACCAAACTGAGGTGTTACCACTGCTGATGAGGAATGTGGAGCGTAATACTTCTCGGATGATGCAAGCAAATCCAGATTCAG GTTTAGCAGCATCATTTGGATCCATTGAAGTTTCTGAGTTGGATTGGGGAAATGAAGATCATATCAAGGCTGTTGATCCACCATTTGATTACATTATTGGGACTGACATT GTATATGCAGAGCATCTACTGGAGCCATTACTTCAGACAATTTTGGCATTATCAGGACCTAGGACTGTGATATTG TTAGGTTATGAGATCCGCTCCACGGTGGTCCATGAAAGGATGATGGATGTGTGGAAGCAAAATTTTGTAGTTAAAACCATCCCAAAGGCAAAG ATGGATAGCAAGTACCGACACCCTAGTATTCAGCTTTTCATGATGGAGGTAAAAGATCAATCTAGATACAAGAATCCTGGACCTACTGCAAATCAAATTCCCGAGTCTAGTCGTGGTAGTGACGAGGATGGTCAAAGTTGTGAAGCAGAAGAAGATGCCAGGGATGCAACAGCTGGTGAGAACATCATGGATTTAGAACCTGGGAAGATTGATGACTGGGAAATCAGAAGATTGGGATCTATGGCTGCACGGCTTCTGCGAGATGTCAAGATAACATAG